GCGTCCGCTTCGATGGGGGTGCGGCTGATCCGGTCGATCGTCGCGTGCAGCTCACGATTCCGCTCCGCGAGCTCAGCCGCCAGCCGGGCGGCGGCGTCCCGTTCGGCAGCCAGCCGCCGGAACTCGTCCTCGACCCAGGCCACGAATTCCTTGACCTGGCCACGGTGGTAGCCGCGCCACGCCGGATCGAAAGCCGGTCGTACGGGCATCAGGTCCTCGCCACCGCCGGGGGCCATGCGCTCACCTCCCATTTGGATGGTTTCTCCTCGGCTGCTCGCTTTTCCTGCCGCACGGGGAATTTCACCTGCCCCCAGTGTGCCCGAAGGAGGACCACGAGTGGGGAATCGGGGTCGATCAATCTTCGAGCGGGTCCTCCGTGCCGGTCGCAGTGCTGTGCACACCAGGCAATTCCGCGAGTTCCGCGGTGAGATCGGTCAGGTCACCGCGTCCCTGCAGGAGCAGCATGACGGCCGCAATCCGTTGCCCCTCCTCGGAAACCGTTTCACGGTCGACCGCGACGCGATGCACGGCCCACCCCTGGTCGGTGCATGTGGTCAGCACCACGCGCAGCACCCCGTGGCCGTCCGCATAGCTCAGCCGCAGGATCGTTGGCTGCCGCCGGTGCCGGGCCACGAACCGGGAAAGCGGTGGGAAACCCCGAGTGATCACGATGAGCCCCACCGTGGTCGCGACACCGAGCACCGGCAGCCCGGCACCACACGCGACATCGACCGCCGCCGCGAGCCAGACCGTGGCCGCCGTGGTGAGTCCGCGCACCGCGTCGCGGCGCACGAAGATCAGCCCACCGCCGACGAAGCCGATCCCGGACACGATCTGCGCGGCGATCCGCGACGGATCGAGCGCGACGTGTTCCAGTCCGAGCAGATCCGCGAACCCGTATTTCGACACGAGCATGAACACCGCCGATCCGACGCCCACCAGGGTGTGCGTGCGCAGCCCGGCCTGCTTGTTCCCGACCTCGCGTTCCAGTCCGATTACCGTGCTCAGCACCAGCGCGAGCAGGACCGGCGGAAGCAGTGACCACTGTTCGCCGGTGGACCACAACGCGTGCACGGAGAACCTCCTCTGTGGCCACTGTGCCCGGTATGCGGCCTGCCTGCGCGCCCGGCTCAGTCGTCCCGCCTAAGCTCGGCGCATGGCCCGGTACTTCGACGTGCATCCGCAGAACCCACAGCGCCGTGCTCTCGGGCAGGTAGTGGACTTGCTGCGCGAGGACGGCCTGATCGCCTACCCCACGGACTCGTGCTTCGCACTCGGCTGCCGACTCGGTAACCAGCGGGGAATGGAGCGCATCCGCAGCATCCGCAGCTTGGACCACCGGCACCACTTCACACTCGTCTGCCAGGACTTCGCGCAGCTCGGACAGTTCGTGCACATCGACAACGCGGTGTTCCGCGCGATCAAGGCCAGCACTCCCGGCCCGTACACGTTCATCCTCCCCGCGACCAAGGAGGTACCGCGCCGGCTCCTCCACGCCAAGAAGAAGACCGTCGGCGCGCGGATCCCCGACCACCTGGTCACCCAGGCTCTGCTCGCCGAGCTGGGTGAGCCGATCCTGTCGAGCACGCTGCTGCTGCCCGACTCCGGCGAACCCCTCACTCAGGGCTGGGAGATCAAGGAAGAGCTCGATCACGTGCTGGACGCGGTGGTCGACTCAGGCGACTGCGGGGTGGAGCCAACCACGGTGATCGACTATTCCTCCGGCGAGGCCGAGGTCGTCCGCCACGGAGCAGGCGACGCCACCCGGTTCGAATAGCCCACTGCCTGGCTGCCGCACGACCCGGTCGACGCTGCCACGAAGACCTGGCCAGACCGGACGCCGACAGCGTTGCAACGCCCTGGTCACAAGCCGGCTGGATCTCCCGGACGGACTCATGTCATAAGCAGTACCTCCTCTCTGTGCAGATGCACCGTGATCAGCTGTTTAGGGCCGGACTCGCGCGGCTGGGCCGGGAGCGTCGCCGGTCAAGCCCCCTACCGCTGTGCCTGGCCAGGGCTGAGCACGATTCGGGCGGGGCATGATCGGGGGTTGAAGGTGACGATCCCTCACTGACGGAAGACTGGGTTCGTGGCAGCCTTCGCCGCAGGTCAGAACCGGGATTCGGGTGTTCATGGCTGCTCCTTGGAAGGGGTCCACCGACGCGGTTGTACGTCGTATATTTTTTTTATACACTGTTCTCGGAACGGGCGGCAACCGAAAAGGAGAGGTCGTGGGAGAGCAGGAACCGAGTCCGCCGATCTGGCTGCTGCCTGAGCCGCCGGAGCGGAGCTGGGGCCTCGGCCGGATCGATATCGTGAACGCTGCGGTGCGGCTGGCCGACGTCGGCGGCGCTGATGCGCTCACGATGCGCGCGGTGGCGAAAGAGCTCGGCGCTGCCACGCCGATGTCGCTCTACCGCTACGTGTACAACAAGGACGGCCTGGTCGATCTGATGCTCGACCTCGCGAACGCCGAGGTGCCGACCCCGGAAGAACCGGGTGCGGATTGGCGCGGCGAGCTCACCGCGCTGGCGCTCGACATGTGGGCGATGACCAAGCGGCACCCGTGGTTCGCACGGCTGGTGCACCGGCGTCCGCCGGCCGGACCGCACGCGAGCCGACGGACCGAGTTCGTGCTGGCCACCTTCGATCGGCTGGGTCAGGACCTGCTCTCGGCCATGGGGTACACGCGGCTGATCGAGGGCTACGTCACCGGAGAGGCTCTCCAACGGGCCGAGGAACGGGCGATGTGGCAGCGCAACGACTTGGACAGTCCTGGTGAGGTGCAGCAACTCGCGCAATCCTGGTTCGGTGAGATCGCGCGTGACCCGGGCCCGTACCCGTTGCTCGGCCGGGTGCTCGAAAGTTTCTTGACCGCGGAAGCCGAACCCTCGGGCGAGTCAC
This Amycolatopsis sulphurea DNA region includes the following protein-coding sequences:
- a CDS encoding MgtC/SapB family protein — translated: MHALWSTGEQWSLLPPVLLALVLSTVIGLEREVGNKQAGLRTHTLVGVGSAVFMLVSKYGFADLLGLEHVALDPSRIAAQIVSGIGFVGGGLIFVRRDAVRGLTTAATVWLAAAVDVACGAGLPVLGVATTVGLIVITRGFPPLSRFVARHRRQPTILRLSYADGHGVLRVVLTTCTDQGWAVHRVAVDRETVSEEGQRIAAVMLLLQGRGDLTDLTAELAELPGVHSTATGTEDPLED
- a CDS encoding L-threonylcarbamoyladenylate synthase yields the protein MARYFDVHPQNPQRRALGQVVDLLREDGLIAYPTDSCFALGCRLGNQRGMERIRSIRSLDHRHHFTLVCQDFAQLGQFVHIDNAVFRAIKASTPGPYTFILPATKEVPRRLLHAKKKTVGARIPDHLVTQALLAELGEPILSSTLLLPDSGEPLTQGWEIKEELDHVLDAVVDSGDCGVEPTTVIDYSSGEAEVVRHGAGDATRFE
- a CDS encoding TetR/AcrR family transcriptional regulator encodes the protein MGEQEPSPPIWLLPEPPERSWGLGRIDIVNAAVRLADVGGADALTMRAVAKELGAATPMSLYRYVYNKDGLVDLMLDLANAEVPTPEEPGADWRGELTALALDMWAMTKRHPWFARLVHRRPPAGPHASRRTEFVLATFDRLGQDLLSAMGYTRLIEGYVTGEALQRAEERAMWQRNDLDSPGEVQQLAQSWFGEIARDPGPYPLLGRVLESFLTAEAEPSGESPEDTQFRMGLDCLLDGVTARLD